AGCAGCAGTTTATGAGGGTCGCAATAAAAGTGTCGTGAAGCCTTACTGCCTTCTTGTGGCACTTTAAAGATATGCATTCTTGAACTGCTTCAAACGTTCTCTTTTTGTGCTATTCGTTGAATGTTTTACCAAGTCTCTCAAAACCAAGTGTATTCACTGCACTTTGTTCACTCTGTTCAGGTACGCATGCAAGTAGAACCTCATAAACATTACaataaaaaagacaccctgagGGAAGGCAATGATGATGTGCATAGCTGGATAACCACAATCTATAAAAAGAGGTATAACTGCATGCAGAACACCGACAATGAACTGTCCGAGCTGGAGTTGCGTCAACTGTTTCTTCCACCATAAATACTTGCGCAGAGAAGGTCCCATGAGCGACAGGAAATAGTACGCGTACATAAGCACGTGAACGAAACTATTCACACATATGCCGAACAAGGACTGTCCATCAGCCCCGTAGGACAAACCGTACCAGCAGCCGAAGACAACTATGCAGTGATGCGCCACGTGCAAGAGCGAGACGTGAGCGTCTTTCTTGCGAAGCACGAAGAAGATCGTATCCAGGAAGTCCGCAAGCCTCACCCACGTGTAGAACCACACCAGACTCAAAAGCTGCAACGTCGCTTCATCCTTCGCGTTGAAATCAATTCCTTGACAGAACAAGTTGTAACCGCCACCGATGTACGATCTCCTGAGGAATTTGTAGCAGAAGAAGGCGTTGGTCGCAACCATGGTTCCATTGTAGGCCAAGATGAGAGGCTTGAGGAAGTCCATGGGTTTGCGGTTCTTCATGAACCGCGGTCCAATGTACTTGACGACGTAGACATAGCTGACTAAGGTGAATAGCAGGAAGGGCAAATTGCCAGCGATCCACCAATCAATAGTCCGTGGATCACGAAAGAACAACGGCTGACCCGGAGGTATACGAGCAAGTTGCCGGAGCATATCTGTTGAAAGGAAAGATCCCGCGGCAACACTATGCTTCTTTGTTCTGCAGGATGGTTGCCTGCCTGCCGTCGATGCTCGTACTATGTTTTCCGTACTTCTACAGTAGAATAAATTTGCGATACCCTCCTCTGA
This portion of the Ornithodoros turicata isolate Travis chromosome 3, ASM3712646v1, whole genome shotgun sequence genome encodes:
- the LOC135390137 gene encoding very long chain fatty acid elongase AAEL008004-like, with product MLRQLARIPPGQPLFFRDPRTIDWWIAGNLPFLLFTLVSYVYVVKYIGPRFMKNRKPMDFLKPLILAYNGTMVATNAFFCYKFLRRSYIGGGYNLFCQGIDFNAKDEATLQLLSLVWFYTWVRLADFLDTIFFVLRKKDAHVSLLHVAHHCIVVFGCWYGLSYGADGQSLFGICVNSFVHVLMYAYYFLSLMGPSLRKYLWWKKQLTQLQLGQFIVGVLHAVIPLFIDCGYPAMHIIIAFPQGVFFIVMFMRFYLHAYLNRVNKVQ